One genomic window of Elaeis guineensis isolate ETL-2024a chromosome 2, EG11, whole genome shotgun sequence includes the following:
- the LOC105039715 gene encoding uncharacterized protein isoform X1 produces MDYDYRNRTGAAYRPGVGGGAASLYPRVGQPGHPPVARAPYLHPSSSALPSAGLGIRVTIKPEYQITPPPQLAPQVAEVPRSTFQFDFEFEKKILAEAERDSQNWSKFAVESQSSKTAPSTSSMGSTGDPVVDKYVASGLGREAVSLAVLNYGDNPTKVREFVKGYNLLREMGFSSKNVAEALAMYDNDTDKALAYFLNSSS; encoded by the exons ATGGATTACGATTATCGGAACCGGACGGGCGCCGCGTACCGTCCCGGCGTCGGCGGGGGCGCCGCCTCCTTGTACCCGAGAGTCGGTCAGCCCGGCCACCCGCCAGTCGCCCGAGCCCCTTATCTCCATCCATCCTCCTCTGCTCTTCCCTCCG CAGGATTGGGCATTCGAGTTACAATAAAACCAGAATATCAGATAACACCTCCT CCTCAGCTAGCACCTCAAGTAGCAGAAGTTCCTAGGAGCACATTTCAGTTTGACTTTGAGTTTGAAAAGAAAATACTTGCTGAGGCAGAGAGAGATAGCCAGAACTGGAGCAAATTTGCAGTGGAAAGCCAGTCATCAAAAACTGCACCTTCAACTTCTTCTATG GGTTCAACAGGGGATCCAGTAGTGGACAAATATGTTGCCTCAGGGCTTGGACGTGAAGCTGTATCACTTGCAGTTCTAAATTATGGAGATAATCCAACAAAG GTTAGGGAGTTTGTGAAAGGCTATAATCTCCTCCGAGAGATGGGTTTCTCTTCGAAGAATGTGGCTGAAGCACTGGCGATGTATGATAATGACACTGACAAGGCTTTGGCTTATTTTCTCAACAGTTCGTCGTGA
- the LOC105039715 gene encoding uncharacterized protein isoform X2, with translation MDYDYRNRTGAAYRPGVGGGAASLYPRVGQPGHPPVARAPYLHPSSSALPSGLGIRVTIKPEYQITPPPQLAPQVAEVPRSTFQFDFEFEKKILAEAERDSQNWSKFAVESQSSKTAPSTSSMGSTGDPVVDKYVASGLGREAVSLAVLNYGDNPTKVREFVKGYNLLREMGFSSKNVAEALAMYDNDTDKALAYFLNSSS, from the exons ATGGATTACGATTATCGGAACCGGACGGGCGCCGCGTACCGTCCCGGCGTCGGCGGGGGCGCCGCCTCCTTGTACCCGAGAGTCGGTCAGCCCGGCCACCCGCCAGTCGCCCGAGCCCCTTATCTCCATCCATCCTCCTCTGCTCTTCCCTCCG GATTGGGCATTCGAGTTACAATAAAACCAGAATATCAGATAACACCTCCT CCTCAGCTAGCACCTCAAGTAGCAGAAGTTCCTAGGAGCACATTTCAGTTTGACTTTGAGTTTGAAAAGAAAATACTTGCTGAGGCAGAGAGAGATAGCCAGAACTGGAGCAAATTTGCAGTGGAAAGCCAGTCATCAAAAACTGCACCTTCAACTTCTTCTATG GGTTCAACAGGGGATCCAGTAGTGGACAAATATGTTGCCTCAGGGCTTGGACGTGAAGCTGTATCACTTGCAGTTCTAAATTATGGAGATAATCCAACAAAG GTTAGGGAGTTTGTGAAAGGCTATAATCTCCTCCGAGAGATGGGTTTCTCTTCGAAGAATGTGGCTGAAGCACTGGCGATGTATGATAATGACACTGACAAGGCTTTGGCTTATTTTCTCAACAGTTCGTCGTGA